A genome region from Haloimpatiens massiliensis includes the following:
- the rplP gene encoding 50S ribosomal protein L16, whose product MLMPKKVKHRKVQRGRMKGKATRGNFIAYGDFGIQATECGWITNNQIEAARIAINRYVKRGGKVWIKIFPDKPVTEKPAETRMGSGKGSPEHWVAVVKPGRVLFEISGVPEEVAREAMRLASHKLPVKSKFVTRRDFEEMGGEVNEG is encoded by the coding sequence ATGTTAATGCCTAAAAAAGTTAAACACCGTAAGGTACAACGCGGTAGAATGAAAGGTAAGGCAACAAGAGGTAATTTCATAGCATATGGTGATTTCGGTATACAAGCAACTGAATGTGGTTGGATAACAAACAATCAAATAGAAGCTGCCAGAATAGCAATAAATAGATACGTTAAAAGAGGCGGAAAAGTTTGGATTAAAATATTCCCAGATAAGCCTGTAACAGAAAAACCAGCAGAAACTCGTATGGGTTCAGGTAAAGGTTCACCAGAACATTGGGTAGCAGTAGTAAAACCAGGTAGAGTGCTATTTGAAATATCTGGAGTTCCAGAAGAAGTAGCAAGAGAAGCTATGAGACTTGCTTCACATAAGTTACCAGTGAAGAGCAAGTTTGTTACAAGAAGAGATTTTGAAGAAATGGGTGGTGAAGTAAATGAAGGCTAA
- the rplW gene encoding 50S ribosomal protein L23, producing MKLTSHDIIRRPVVTEKSMAEMADKKYTFIVEKTANKYQIKTAIEEVFGVKVLEIKTANVMGKPKRVGVHFGKRPDYKKAVVKLTEDSKAIEFFEGM from the coding sequence ATGAAATTAACAAGCCATGATATAATAAGAAGACCAGTTGTAACTGAAAAAAGTATGGCTGAAATGGCTGATAAGAAATACACCTTTATAGTAGAAAAAACTGCAAACAAATACCAAATAAAAACAGCAATAGAAGAAGTTTTTGGTGTTAAAGTGCTAGAAATTAAAACTGCAAATGTAATGGGAAAACCAAAGAGAGTTGGAGTTCACTTTGGGAAAAGACCAGATTACAAGAAAGCTGTTGTTAAGTTAACAGAGGATAGCAAAGCAATAGAATTCTTTGAAGGAATGTAG
- the rpsQ gene encoding 30S ribosomal protein S17, producing the protein MERGNRKTRIGRVVSDKMDKTIVVAVETKVRHPLYGKTINRTTKFKAHDENNEANINDRVEIMETRPLSKDKRWRLVQIVEKAK; encoded by the coding sequence ATGGAAAGAGGAAACAGAAAGACTAGAATAGGAAGAGTCGTATCTGATAAAATGGATAAGACTATTGTAGTTGCTGTAGAAACAAAGGTGCGTCATCCACTATATGGAAAAACAATAAACAGAACTACTAAATTTAAAGCTCATGATGAAAATAACGAAGCTAATATAAATGATAGAGTAGAAATAATGGAGACTAGACCATTATCTAAAGACAAGAGATGGAGATTAGTTCAAATAGTTGAAAAAGCTAAATAG
- the rpsC gene encoding 30S ribosomal protein S3: MGQKVNPHGLRVGVIKDWDAKWYANDRDFADNLIEDNQIREFVKQKLYTAGISKIEIERAAKRVKLNIQTAKPGMVIGKGGQGIETLKGELKSIVGNKNILINIIEVKKPEGNAQLVAENIALQLEKRISFRRAMKQSIQRAMKSGIKGIKTSCSGRLGGAEIARNEQYHEGTIPLQTLRADIDYGFAEANTIYGKIGVKVWTYKGEILPTKKVNKEETEA; encoded by the coding sequence TTGGGTCAGAAGGTAAATCCACATGGTTTAAGAGTTGGAGTTATTAAAGATTGGGATGCAAAATGGTATGCTAATGATAGAGACTTCGCTGATAACCTAATAGAAGATAACCAAATAAGAGAATTTGTTAAACAAAAACTTTACACAGCTGGTATTTCAAAAATAGAGATTGAAAGAGCAGCTAAAAGAGTTAAACTCAACATACAAACTGCTAAACCAGGAATGGTTATAGGAAAAGGCGGCCAAGGAATCGAAACTCTTAAAGGTGAGTTGAAATCAATAGTTGGCAACAAAAACATATTAATAAATATAATAGAAGTTAAAAAGCCAGAAGGCAATGCTCAATTAGTTGCTGAAAACATAGCTTTACAATTGGAAAAAAGAATATCTTTCAGAAGAGCTATGAAACAATCAATACAAAGAGCTATGAAGTCTGGAATAAAAGGAATTAAAACATCTTGTTCAGGAAGACTTGGCGGTGCTGAAATAGCAAGAAATGAACAATATCATGAAGGAACAATTCCACTACAAACATTAAGAGCAGACATTGATTATGGATTTGCAGAAGCAAATACGATATATGGAAAAATAGGTGTGAAAGTTTGGACATATAAAGGAGAAATTCTTCCAACAAAAAAAGTAAATAAGGAAGAAACTGAAGCATAG
- the rplF gene encoding 50S ribosomal protein L6, with the protein MSRIGKLPVAIPNGVTVNVTPDNVVTVKGPKGELTRKMHADMLINIEDNSVIVKRPSEQKEHRALHGLTRALINNMVTGVTEGYQKTLELIGVGYRAQVKGKGLVLNLGFSHPVEIDAIDGIQFEVPETTKIVVKGIDKELVGEVAAVIRSHRKPEPYKGKGIKYQGEVIRRKEGKTGK; encoded by the coding sequence ATGTCAAGAATAGGAAAACTTCCAGTAGCTATTCCAAATGGTGTAACTGTTAATGTAACACCAGACAACGTTGTTACTGTTAAAGGTCCAAAAGGTGAATTAACAAGAAAGATGCATGCTGATATGCTAATTAATATAGAAGATAATTCTGTTATTGTGAAAAGACCAAGTGAACAAAAGGAGCATAGAGCCCTTCATGGATTGACAAGAGCTCTAATAAACAACATGGTTACTGGTGTAACAGAAGGATATCAAAAAACATTAGAATTAATAGGTGTTGGTTACAGAGCACAAGTTAAAGGAAAAGGACTAGTTCTTAACCTTGGATTCTCACATCCAGTTGAAATAGATGCTATTGATGGAATTCAATTTGAAGTTCCAGAAACAACAAAAATAGTTGTAAAGGGCATAGATAAAGAATTAGTAGGAGAAGTTGCTGCGGTAATAAGATCTCATAGAAAACCAGAGCCTTACAAAGGAAAAGGAATAAAATACCAAGGCGAAGTAATCAGACGTAAAGAAGGTAAAACTGGTAAATAG
- the rpsS gene encoding 30S ribosomal protein S19 produces the protein MSRSIKKGPYIEEILLKRINEMNKNGEKKVIKTWSRSSTIFPQMVGHTIAVHDGRKHVPVYLTEDMVGHKLGEFVLTRTFKGHKNTEKKSAVR, from the coding sequence GTGAGTAGATCAATAAAAAAGGGACCTTACATTGAAGAGATACTTTTAAAAAGAATTAATGAAATGAACAAAAACGGAGAGAAAAAGGTTATTAAAACTTGGTCAAGAAGTTCAACAATATTCCCTCAAATGGTAGGCCATACAATAGCAGTACACGATGGAAGAAAACACGTGCCTGTATACTTAACAGAAGATATGGTTGGACATAAATTAGGAGAGTTCGTTTTAACTAGAACATTTAAAGGTCATAAAAACACTGAGAAAAAATCAGCTGTAAGATAG
- the rplB gene encoding 50S ribosomal protein L2, whose amino-acid sequence MPVKGFRPTTPSRRQMTMATFEEVTTDKPEKSLLVSLGKKNAGRNGQGKITVRHRGGGAKRKYRIIDFKRTKDNIPATVATIEYDPNRSAYIALVVYADGEKRYIIAPVGLKVGDVIMSGAEADIKVGNALPLKNIPVGTVIHNVELAKGKGAQLVRAAGSSAQLMAKEGGYATLRLPSGEMRYVRIECRATIGTVSNLSHELVNIGKAGRTRHLGFRPTVRGSVMNPNDHPHGGGEGKAPIGHASPLTPWGKPALGYKTRKTKKYSERLIIKKRK is encoded by the coding sequence ATGCCAGTTAAGGGTTTTAGGCCTACTACTCCTTCTAGAAGACAAATGACTATGGCTACTTTTGAAGAAGTAACAACAGATAAGCCAGAAAAGTCACTTCTTGTTTCTCTAGGAAAGAAAAATGCGGGTAGAAATGGTCAAGGAAAAATAACAGTTCGTCACAGAGGCGGCGGAGCTAAAAGAAAATATAGAATAATAGATTTTAAAAGAACTAAAGATAATATACCAGCAACTGTTGCTACAATAGAATATGATCCAAACAGATCAGCATACATTGCTTTAGTTGTATATGCTGATGGTGAAAAAAGATACATAATTGCTCCAGTAGGATTAAAAGTTGGAGATGTAATTATGTCTGGCGCAGAAGCTGATATTAAAGTTGGAAATGCTCTTCCTTTAAAGAACATTCCAGTAGGTACTGTAATTCACAATGTTGAATTAGCAAAAGGAAAAGGTGCTCAATTAGTAAGAGCTGCAGGTTCTTCTGCACAGTTAATGGCTAAAGAAGGCGGTTATGCTACATTGAGATTACCAAGTGGTGAAATGAGATATGTTAGAATAGAATGTAGAGCTACAATAGGAACAGTTTCTAACTTATCACACGAACTAGTTAACATAGGAAAAGCTGGTAGAACAAGACATTTAGGATTCAGACCAACAGTAAGAGGTTCTGTAATGAACCCTAACGATCACCCACATGGTGGTGGAGAAGGTAAGGCACCTATAGGTCATGCAAGTCCACTTACTCCTTGGGGTAAACCAGCACTTGGATATAAGACAAGAAAGACTAAGAAATATTCTGAAAGATTAATAATAAAGAAAAGAAAATAG
- the rplN gene encoding 50S ribosomal protein L14 codes for MIQQQTLLKVADNTGAKEIMCIRVLGGSKRKWGNIGDIIVASVKSATPGGVVKKGDVIKAVIVRSRKGVRRADGTYIKFDENAAVIIKDDKMPKGTRIFGPVARELRDKEFNKILSLAPEVL; via the coding sequence ATGATACAACAGCAAACATTATTAAAGGTAGCTGATAACACTGGAGCAAAAGAAATAATGTGTATCAGAGTATTAGGTGGATCTAAGAGAAAATGGGGAAACATCGGTGATATAATAGTTGCTAGCGTTAAAAGTGCAACACCAGGCGGTGTTGTTAAAAAAGGTGACGTTATTAAAGCCGTTATAGTTAGATCTAGAAAAGGTGTAAGAAGAGCCGATGGAACATATATAAAATTTGATGAAAATGCAGCAGTTATAATAAAAGATGATAAGATGCCAAAAGGTACTCGTATATTTGGACCAGTAGCAAGGGAGCTAAGAGATAAAGAATTTAATAAAATATTATCACTAGCACCAGAAGTTCTATAA
- the rplV gene encoding 50S ribosomal protein L22 encodes MEARAKACYVRMSSTKVAVVLDLIRGKDVNEAFAILKYTPKRGADVISKVLKSAVANAENNFDLDKNRLYVAEAYANQGPTLKRFRPRAQGRAYRILKRTSHVTLVVKERA; translated from the coding sequence ATGGAAGCTAGAGCTAAAGCTTGTTACGTGAGAATGTCTTCAACAAAAGTAGCAGTTGTACTTGACTTAATAAGAGGTAAAGATGTTAATGAAGCTTTTGCAATATTAAAATACACTCCAAAAAGAGGAGCAGATGTTATAAGCAAGGTTTTAAAATCAGCTGTTGCTAATGCAGAAAATAACTTTGATTTAGATAAAAATAGATTATATGTAGCAGAAGCCTATGCTAATCAAGGACCAACTTTAAAGAGATTTAGACCACGTGCTCAAGGTAGAGCATATAGAATATTAAAAAGAACTAGCCATGTAACATTAGTGGTTAAAGAAAGAGCGTAA
- the rplR gene encoding 50S ribosomal protein L18: MFKKIDKKAVRKRSHLRVRKKVFGTPEIPRLCVYRSEKNIYAQIVDDINATTLVAASSLEKDFQVKNGGNKEAAKTVGEMIAKKALEKGIKNVVFDRGGYIYHGRVKELAEGAREAGLEF, encoded by the coding sequence ATGTTTAAGAAAATTGACAAAAAAGCAGTAAGAAAAAGAAGTCATCTTAGAGTTCGTAAAAAAGTTTTTGGTACTCCAGAAATACCAAGACTATGTGTATATAGAAGTGAAAAGAACATATATGCTCAAATAGTGGATGATATCAATGCAACAACGTTAGTAGCTGCTTCAAGTTTAGAAAAAGATTTCCAAGTTAAAAATGGCGGAAATAAAGAAGCTGCAAAAACAGTTGGTGAAATGATAGCTAAGAAAGCTTTAGAAAAAGGAATAAAAAATGTAGTATTTGATAGAGGCGGATATATATACCACGGAAGAGTTAAAGAACTTGCTGAAGGTGCGAGAGAGGCAGGATTAGAATTCTAA
- the rpsH gene encoding 30S ribosomal protein S8 — protein sequence MIMTDPIADLLTRIRNANIVKHEVVEIPSSNIKKAIVNILLQEGYIKNVEEYTDGSVPMLRLTMKYGPSKERVITGLKRISKPGLRVYCRHEEIPRVLNGLGTAIISTSKGIVTDKEARNLAVGGEVICYIW from the coding sequence ATGATAATGACAGATCCTATCGCAGATTTGCTAACACGTATAAGAAATGCAAATATAGTTAAACATGAAGTTGTTGAAATACCTTCATCAAATATAAAGAAAGCTATAGTTAATATATTGCTTCAAGAAGGTTATATAAAAAATGTTGAGGAATACACTGACGGTTCTGTTCCAATGTTAAGATTAACAATGAAATATGGACCAAGTAAGGAAAGAGTTATAACTGGTTTGAAAAGAATATCAAAACCAGGTTTAAGAGTATATTGCAGACACGAAGAAATACCAAGAGTTCTAAATGGTTTAGGAACCGCTATAATATCTACTTCAAAAGGAATTGTAACTGATAAAGAAGCTAGAAATTTAGCAGTAGGTGGAGAAGTAATTTGCTACATATGGTAG
- the rplD gene encoding 50S ribosomal protein L4 gives MPTVGLFNREGQKVGDIELAANVFGIEVNKEVMHQVVVAQLANKRQGTQSAKTRAEVSGGGIKPWRQKGTGRARQGSIRAPQWIHGGVVFAPKPRDYSKDVPKKVKRLALKSALSSKVADENILVLESLQMEAPKTKEMVKVLNAFEAKKTLIVVAEKDVNVYKSARNIEGVSVIPVNNLNVYDLLRYERLLVTKDAVAKIEEVYA, from the coding sequence ATGCCTACAGTAGGATTATTTAATAGAGAAGGACAAAAGGTTGGTGACATTGAGTTAGCAGCTAACGTGTTTGGTATCGAAGTAAATAAAGAAGTTATGCATCAAGTTGTAGTAGCACAACTTGCTAATAAAAGACAAGGAACTCAATCAGCTAAAACAAGAGCTGAAGTTTCAGGTGGTGGAATAAAACCATGGAGACAAAAGGGAACAGGTAGAGCAAGACAAGGTTCAATAAGAGCTCCACAATGGATTCATGGTGGTGTTGTTTTTGCACCAAAGCCAAGAGATTACAGTAAGGATGTTCCAAAGAAAGTTAAGAGATTAGCTCTTAAATCTGCTCTTTCATCAAAAGTTGCAGATGAAAACATATTAGTTTTAGAAAGTTTACAAATGGAAGCTCCTAAAACTAAAGAAATGGTAAAAGTGCTAAATGCATTCGAAGCTAAAAAAACATTAATAGTTGTAGCTGAAAAAGATGTAAATGTATATAAATCAGCTAGAAATATTGAAGGGGTATCAGTAATCCCTGTAAATAACTTAAATGTTTATGATTTGTTAAGATATGAGAGATTATTAGTAACTAAAGATGCGGTTGCTAAAATTGAGGAGGTGTATGCATAA
- the rpmC gene encoding 50S ribosomal protein L29 produces the protein MKAKELQELRQSTPQELNAKVGDLKAELFNLRFQLATGQLENPMRIRQVKKSIAQIKTILREEELKAVRQ, from the coding sequence ATGAAGGCTAAGGAATTACAAGAGCTAAGACAAAGTACTCCTCAAGAGTTAAATGCCAAAGTTGGGGACTTAAAGGCTGAGTTATTCAACTTGAGATTCCAATTAGCTACTGGGCAGTTAGAAAATCCAATGAGAATAAGACAAGTCAAAAAGTCAATAGCCCAAATCAAGACCATCCTTAGAGAAGAAGAGTTAAAGGCTGTAAGACAGTAA
- the rpsE gene encoding 30S ribosomal protein S5, translating to MRIEPGKLNLKEKVVFINRVAKVVKGGRHFRFSALVVVGDENGHVGVGMGKSIEIPEAIRKGIEDAKKNLVEVQMVGTTIPHEIYGEFGRGNVLLMPASEGTGVIAGGPVRAVLELAGIKDVRAKSLGSNNPKNMVNATLNGLANLKTVEQVAKLRGKTVEEILG from the coding sequence ATGAGAATAGAGCCTGGCAAATTAAACTTAAAGGAAAAAGTTGTATTCATAAATAGAGTTGCTAAGGTTGTTAAAGGCGGTAGACACTTTAGATTCAGCGCTTTAGTTGTAGTTGGAGACGAAAATGGTCATGTTGGCGTTGGAATGGGAAAATCTATTGAAATACCTGAGGCAATAAGAAAAGGCATCGAAGATGCTAAAAAGAATTTAGTAGAAGTACAAATGGTAGGAACAACTATTCCACACGAAATATATGGTGAATTTGGAAGAGGAAATGTTCTTTTAATGCCAGCTTCAGAAGGTACAGGAGTTATAGCTGGTGGACCTGTTAGGGCGGTACTTGAGCTTGCAGGAATTAAAGATGTTAGAGCTAAATCATTAGGATCTAACAACCCAAAAAATATGGTTAATGCTACACTAAATGGATTAGCAAATTTAAAAACTGTTGAGCAAGTTGCTAAGCTTAGAGGCAAAACCGTAGAAGAGATTTTAGGTTAG
- the rplX gene encoding 50S ribosomal protein L24, with amino-acid sequence MKVHVRRNDTVMVISGKDKGKTGEVIKVYPKTGKVLVKGVNIVTKHQKPNRQNMQGGIIQQEAPIYSSKVMLYCTKCNTVTRISKKVLEDGTKVRICKKCGETF; translated from the coding sequence ATGAAGGTACACGTTAGAAGAAATGACACAGTAATGGTTATTTCAGGTAAAGACAAGGGAAAAACAGGCGAAGTTATAAAAGTTTATCCTAAAACTGGAAAAGTTTTAGTTAAGGGCGTTAATATAGTTACAAAACATCAAAAGCCAAACAGACAAAATATGCAAGGTGGAATAATACAACAAGAAGCTCCAATATATAGTTCAAAAGTAATGCTATATTGCACAAAATGTAATACTGTTACAAGAATAAGCAAAAAAGTATTAGAAGATGGAACTAAGGTTAGAATATGCAAAAAGTGTGGAGAAACATTCTAG
- the rplE gene encoding 50S ribosomal protein L5: MNPRLQEKYIKEVVPALMEKFGYKNVMEVPRLEKIIINMGIGEAKDNPKVLEAAVGDLKLISGQQPIITKARNSVANFKIRQNMPIGCKVTLRKNKMYEFADKLINVALPRVRDFRGVSSKSFDGRGNYALGIKEQLIFPEVEYDKIDKVRGMDVVFVTDAKTDEEARELLRFLGMPFAQ; the protein is encoded by the coding sequence ATGAATCCAAGACTACAAGAAAAATATATAAAAGAAGTAGTTCCAGCATTAATGGAAAAGTTCGGATATAAAAATGTAATGGAAGTACCAAGATTAGAAAAAATAATAATAAACATGGGAATCGGAGAAGCAAAAGATAATCCAAAGGTTTTGGAAGCTGCAGTTGGTGATTTAAAACTTATATCAGGACAACAGCCAATAATTACAAAAGCTAGAAACTCAGTTGCTAACTTTAAAATAAGACAAAACATGCCTATAGGATGTAAAGTTACATTAAGAAAAAACAAAATGTATGAGTTTGCTGATAAGCTAATAAATGTAGCGTTACCAAGAGTTAGAGACTTTAGAGGAGTTTCATCAAAGTCATTTGACGGAAGAGGAAACTACGCTCTTGGAATAAAGGAGCAATTAATATTCCCAGAAGTTGAATATGATAAGATAGATAAAGTTAGAGGAATGGATGTAGTATTCGTTACTGATGCAAAAACTGACGAAGAAGCTAGAGAATTATTAAGATTCTTAGGAATGCCATTTGCTCAATAA
- a CDS encoding type Z 30S ribosomal protein S14: MARKAMIEKWKKEPKFSSRAYTRCRICGRPHAVLKKYGICRICFRELAYKGQIPGCKKASW, encoded by the coding sequence GTGGCACGTAAAGCGATGATTGAAAAGTGGAAAAAAGAACCAAAATTTTCATCTAGAGCGTATACAAGATGTAGAATATGTGGTAGACCACATGCTGTACTAAAAAAATATGGAATCTGCCGTATTTGTTTTAGAGAATTAGCATATAAAGGACAAATCCCTGGCTGTAAGAAAGCAAGCTGGTAA